The Celeribacter marinus genome window below encodes:
- a CDS encoding polyprenyl synthetase family protein translates to MDKVVEKPHERLATHLAPELLDVNTLIRDRMASKHAPRIPEVTAHLVEAGGKRLRPMLTLASAKLCGYGGPYHIHLAATVEFIHTATLLHDDVVDESAQRRGRPTANLLWDNKSSVLVGDYLFARAFQLMTDSENMRVLRILSNAAATIAEGEVLQLTAAQDLKTSEEIYLQVVRGKTAALFSAATEVGGVLAGSDESIIQGLFDYGDALGISFQIVDDLLDYWGSDKTGKNIGDDFRERKMSLPLIKAVAKADETERAFWVRTIEKGKQEDGDLEHAIGLLTKHGALDDTRQVAIEWADKAKAALGKVPQGDIRDMLSDIADYVVERLR, encoded by the coding sequence TTGGATAAGGTCGTAGAAAAACCGCACGAACGTTTGGCCACGCATCTTGCGCCTGAACTCTTGGATGTGAACACGTTGATCCGTGATCGCATGGCGTCCAAGCACGCGCCCCGCATTCCCGAAGTCACGGCGCATTTGGTGGAGGCTGGCGGTAAACGCCTGCGACCTATGCTAACGCTCGCATCGGCAAAGCTATGTGGCTATGGCGGCCCCTACCACATTCACCTCGCCGCAACGGTTGAGTTCATTCACACCGCGACCCTGCTTCACGATGATGTCGTCGATGAAAGCGCCCAACGCCGTGGGCGCCCCACCGCGAACCTGTTGTGGGACAACAAATCCTCCGTCCTTGTGGGGGATTACCTGTTCGCGCGCGCGTTTCAGTTGATGACCGACAGTGAAAACATGCGCGTTTTGCGCATCCTGTCGAACGCTGCCGCCACCATTGCCGAAGGCGAAGTTCTACAACTGACAGCCGCACAAGATCTCAAAACAAGCGAAGAGATTTACCTCCAAGTTGTACGTGGCAAAACCGCGGCCTTGTTCTCTGCCGCCACGGAAGTGGGCGGCGTTTTGGCCGGCTCCGACGAGAGCATCATTCAGGGGCTGTTCGATTACGGAGACGCGCTTGGCATCTCTTTCCAAATCGTCGACGACCTATTGGATTACTGGGGCTCGGACAAAACCGGCAAGAACATCGGCGATGACTTTCGCGAACGCAAAATGTCGCTTCCATTGATCAAAGCCGTGGCCAAAGCCGATGAGACCGAGCGCGCCTTTTGGGTCCGCACGATTGAAAAAGGCAAGCAAGAGGATGGGGATCTAGAGCACGCCATTGGCCTTTTGACCAAACATGGCGCATTGGATGACACCCGTCAGGTTGCAATCGAATGGGCCGACAAAGCCAAAGCGGCCCTTGGCAAAGTGCCCCAAGGCGACATTCGCGATATGCTATCCGATATTGCCGATTACGTGGTCGAACGCCTGCGCTAA
- a CDS encoding DUF2007 domain-containing protein: MKQLLRTNDPTQIAFAQALLSSEDIACFEMDVHMSVLDGSIGILPRRLMVRDQDLFIARAILTDNGFELENA, encoded by the coding sequence ATGAAACAATTGCTTCGCACCAATGATCCAACACAGATTGCTTTCGCTCAGGCATTGCTTTCGAGTGAGGATATAGCTTGCTTTGAAATGGACGTCCATATGAGCGTTCTTGATGGATCGATAGGCATATTGCCGCGCCGTTTGATGGTGCGTGATCAAGATCTCTTTATCGCGCGTGCGATTTTGACAGACAACGGTTTCGAGTTGGAAAACGCGTGA
- a CDS encoding YdcH family protein, with protein sequence MSLSSHLEELKRKHQTLSEAVEAAQRAPSADEVRITDLKKKKLRLKEEISRLSTT encoded by the coding sequence ATGAGTTTGAGTTCCCACCTGGAAGAATTGAAGCGAAAACACCAAACCCTATCTGAGGCCGTGGAAGCCGCGCAACGCGCGCCAAGTGCCGACGAAGTTCGAATTACGGATCTCAAGAAGAAAAAGCTACGCCTCAAAGAAGAGATTTCACGTCTCTCTACGACCTAA
- a CDS encoding tRNA1(Val) (adenine(37)-N6)-methyltransferase has product MLQPTHGYRAGVDPVLLAAAVDAKAGQRILELGCGAGAASLCLNARISGLSFVGVELQAAYADLARRNADGNGAQMEIVDADIRALPAQIKAQNFDHVIANPPYYRRAASTSAHDAGRDVALGGDTPLEVWVDVAARRLAPKGYLTMIQKADRLADLLNALTGRLGSVRVLPVHPRLSRPAQLVIVQARKGGRADFCLLSPLVMHKGAHHERDEDSYTPQVSDILRNGHPLALI; this is encoded by the coding sequence ATGCTCCAACCTACGCATGGATACCGCGCGGGGGTTGATCCGGTTTTGCTGGCCGCAGCGGTTGACGCCAAAGCGGGCCAACGTATTTTGGAATTAGGATGTGGGGCAGGGGCCGCGTCATTGTGTTTGAATGCGCGTATTTCTGGCCTGTCTTTTGTAGGGGTCGAACTACAAGCGGCCTACGCCGATCTTGCGCGGCGCAATGCCGATGGGAATGGCGCGCAGATGGAGATCGTTGACGCCGATATTCGCGCCTTGCCCGCGCAGATCAAGGCGCAAAATTTTGATCACGTCATCGCCAATCCTCCTTATTACCGGCGCGCAGCGTCCACATCTGCACATGATGCGGGGCGTGATGTGGCGCTTGGCGGTGATACGCCATTGGAGGTTTGGGTGGATGTGGCGGCGCGCCGCCTCGCGCCAAAGGGCTATCTGACGATGATCCAAAAGGCCGACCGACTTGCTGATTTGCTCAATGCCCTCACGGGGCGGTTAGGGTCGGTGCGCGTCTTGCCCGTGCACCCCCGCCTGTCGCGTCCTGCGCAGTTGGTTATCGTGCAGGCGCGAAAAGGTGGGCGGGCCGATTTTTGTCTGTTGTCACCGTTGGTGATGCATAAAGGCGCACACCATGAGCGGGACGAAGACAGTTATACGCCGCAGGTGAGCGATATTTTGCGCAATGGGCATCCGCTTGCCTTGATTTGA
- a CDS encoding 4-(cytidine 5'-diphospho)-2-C-methyl-D-erythritol kinase: MTVKIFAPAKINLTLHVTGQRADGYHLLDSLVAFVDIGDQITAQRADQSSLIVTGPFADGVPTDATNLVMKAAQISGLHMQMGLDKRLPPSSGIGGGSTDAAATLKAAARLGASPVTPAQALRLGADVPVCLAAKPMRMRGIGEDVQQIKLPALHMVLVNPRVAVSTPEVFKRLEAKDNAPMPEVLPDWPDGVAFADWLTTQRNDLQRPAVKVMPEIAAVLTALALLPNVLATRMSGSGATCFAVFERREEAEAAAAQLAHGNPWWWVKPASTLPA; encoded by the coding sequence ATGACGGTTAAAATTTTTGCCCCCGCAAAGATCAACCTTACTTTGCATGTCACGGGACAGCGCGCAGACGGGTATCATTTGCTCGATAGTCTTGTGGCCTTTGTGGATATTGGCGACCAGATCACAGCGCAGCGCGCCGATCAAAGCAGCCTGATTGTGACGGGTCCGTTTGCGGATGGTGTACCGACTGACGCGACGAACCTCGTGATGAAAGCGGCGCAGATTTCCGGACTTCACATGCAAATGGGGTTGGACAAACGCTTGCCGCCCTCGTCGGGCATTGGCGGCGGGTCAACTGATGCGGCCGCGACCCTGAAAGCGGCGGCACGTTTGGGAGCATCTCCCGTGACCCCCGCGCAGGCGCTGCGCCTCGGTGCGGATGTTCCTGTATGTTTGGCCGCAAAACCGATGCGCATGCGTGGTATTGGTGAGGATGTTCAGCAGATAAAGTTGCCCGCATTACATATGGTTTTGGTGAACCCGCGCGTGGCGGTTTCCACGCCTGAAGTGTTCAAGAGGTTAGAGGCTAAAGACAATGCCCCGATGCCAGAGGTATTGCCAGACTGGCCTGACGGGGTTGCCTTTGCCGACTGGCTCACAACGCAGCGCAACGATTTGCAACGCCCCGCTGTGAAGGTCATGCCGGAAATTGCGGCTGTTCTCACGGCTTTGGCGCTTTTGCCCAACGTTCTGGCGACACGCATGTCGGGATCAGGTGCAACTTGCTTTGCCGTATTTGAGCGCCGTGAAGAGGCCGAGGCCGCGGCGGCGCAACTGGCGCATGGCAATCCATGGTGGTGGGTTAAACCCGCAAGCACTCTGCCGGCCTGA